From a region of the Impatiens glandulifera chromosome 4, dImpGla2.1, whole genome shotgun sequence genome:
- the LOC124936885 gene encoding ATP-dependent RNA helicase DBP2-like, which translates to MAYVPPHLRNTTLDSGTVQFTLLTTNSDCGNDQLNYQTRNPSDCFNSSFSSFSTSRNTARPNSGKLPSSQHVAVLEPVFVQWNPSERVRLLSPDQIEEIRSRLNVDVTSDPVSSPLPAPAPIESFADMCLHKSIMSDIAYHEYTRPTAIQAQAMPVALSGRDLLGCAETGSGKTAAFSIPMIQHCLAQPSIKRNVGPLALVLAPTRELAQQIEKEVKAFSRSLESFRTAIVVGGTNISDQKSDLRAGVHVVVATPGRFIDHLQQGSTSLSRVSFVVLDEADRMLDMGFEPQIREIMQNLPEKHQTLLFSATMPVEIEALAQDYLTNPVQVKVGKVSSPTANIAQILKKVPANEKVNQLLELLVHESNQADQSGNPFPLTIVFVERKNRCDEIAEALIAQGLRAVAFHGGCSQSEREAALQDFRKGSTSILVATDVASRGLDVTGVAHVINLDLPKTMEDYVHRIGRTGRAGSTGQATSFYTEYDTFLVAQIKKGISDAQSGNPVAFATGKVARQKEREVAAARKEDAKNAFSKLLNLTNVEDKYRHMTSPAMIRAEGAADGAWDD; encoded by the exons ATGGCATACGTCCCTCCTCATCTCAGGAACACGACGCTCGATTCCGGGACAGTTCAATTCACTCTGTTAACTACGAACAGCGATTGCGGTAACGACCAACTCAACTATCAAACCAGAAACCCATCTGACTGCTTCAACTCATCCTTCTCCAGCTTCTCCACTTCCCGTAATACAGCTCGCCCGAACTCCGGTAAGCTCCCTTCATCGCAGCATGTTGCAGTTCTTGAGCCGGTCTTCGTCCAGTGGAATCCCTCTGAACGCGTGCGCCTTTTATCTCCAGACCAG ATTGAAGAGATCCGTTCAAGGCTTAATGTTGATGTTACTTCAGATCCAGTTTCTTCTCCACTGCCAGCACCCGCACCTATAGAGTCATTTGCTGACATG TGCTTGCACAAAAGCATCATGAGCGACATTGCCTATCATGAGTACACTAGGCCAACTGCTATTCAGGCCCAGGCCATGCCTGTTGCCTTAAGTGGTAGGGATCTCTTGGGATGTGCAGAAACTGGTAGCGGAAAAACTGCTGCATTCTCCATTCCAATGATACAG CATTGCTTGGCTCAGCCCTCCATTAAGCGCAATGTAGGACCTCTAGCTCTTGTGTTAGCTCCAACAAGAGAGCTGGCTCAACAAATAGAGAAAGAG GTTAAAGCTTTTAGTAGATCTCTCGAGTCCTTCAGAACTGCAATAGTGGTTGGTGGAACAAACATTTCTGACCAG AAATCTGATTTACGAGCAGGAGTGCATGTAGTTGTTGCTACACCAGGAAGATTTATCGACCATTTGCAGCAAGGGAGTACTTCTCTATCAAGAGTATCATTTGTTGTTTTGGATGAAGCTGACAGAATGCTTGATATGGGTTTTGAACCACAGATAAGAGAG ATAATGCAGAATCTACCAGAGAAGCATCAAACATTGTTGTTTAGTGCAACCATGCCAGTTGAAATTGAAGCACTAGCACAG GATTACCTGACTAATCCAGTTCAAGTAAAGGTTGGGAAGGTGAGCAGTCCAACGGCAAATATTGcacaaattttgaaaaaagttCCAGCGAATGAGAAG GTTAACCAGCTATTAGAACTACTTGTTCATGAGAGCAATCAGGCTGATCAATCCGGAAATCCTTTTCCTTTGACCATTGTTTTTGTGGAGCGGAAG AACAGATGCGATGAGATTGCAGAAGCATTGATAGCTCAAGGTTTGCGTGCAGTTGCTTTCCATGGGGGATGCAGTCAAAGTGAGCGTGAGGCTGCTCTTCAGGACTTCAGGAAAGGATCCACAAGCATCTTG GTTGCGACTGATGTTGCTTCACGTGGTTTAGATGTCACAGGTGTTGCTCATGTCATAAACCTAGATCTTCCAAAG ACTATGGAAGATTACGTACACAGGATTGGTAGGACGGGGCGAGCTGGATCTACAGGACAAGCTACTTCATTCTACACTGAATATGACACG TTCCTCGTGGCACAAATAAAGAAGGGGATAAGTGATGCTCAGTCAGGAAATCCCGTGGCATTTGCAACAGGGAAG GTTGCACGACAGAAAGAAAGAGAAGTAGCAGCTGCT